One Urechidicola croceus genomic window, CTAAATCAGAGCCTTCAATCAATCGAGGATTCGAAACTAAAACACCCTCTTTGTACAAAATTCCTAAATGTAATTTCCCTGATTGAGGAATTATTGAAGAATGATAGGTAATCCCTTTCATTTGTAAACCATCCTTTATAGTCTCTAATGCGGATAAAGGATTTATTTCAACCAATGCAACAACTTCAGCGTCTAAAACTGCTAAACCTTCAATTTGTTTTTTAATTCTTTTTTCTGGGATACCATTGTAACCCTCTAAATTCCATGCAGCAATATGTGCGGTAGTTCTTTGAAAAGTATGCATAACTTGTGTTTTAAAGTTCGGTTGAAATAATTTAATAAAAAAATCAAATGATTATTCCACTAATTTAAAACATTCATTATCAGAATCAAAGAGTGTTTTCACCTTTGTTAAAATCAATTAAAAAAATTATCGATTCATAACTATAAAATCTACCAGTTTTGCGGCTAAATTTGCAGTCATTTCATCGGTATCATATTTAGGATTCAACTCAGCAATATCACACGAAATTACTTTATCAGAATTCATTAAGTAATCTATAACTTTAAAAATGAAATTTGGAGAAAAGCCTAAAGGTGATGGTGCACTAACACCAGATACAAATGCTGAAGAAAACCCATCTAAATCAATTGTAATATAAATCCAATCGTTTTTTTCTAAAAATGGTTCTAATTGCCTAATTACATAATTGATGTTTGATGATTCACAATCAAAATTTTCAATGTAATTGACTCCAAATTTATCAGCAATTTCAAACAATTCTTTGGTATTTGACTGTTTTTGAATTCCTATCGGAAAATAATTCACATATTTATTAACTTCAGTATTACTTAAAATTTGATTAAATGGTGTACCTGAATTACCATTTTCAACAATTGGTCTTAAATCAAAATGAGCATCAAAATTTATGATTCCTATTCTTTTTTTCTCTGTATTTTTTACAGCATTCCAAATACCATTAAAATGAGTAAAAGCAATATCATGCCCACCTCCAATTGCAATTGGAAACGCTCCTTGATTTATTATTTTTTGAATTGCTTCTGAAAAAAGTTTTTGACTCGATTCCAAATCATTATCAAGACAAATAACATTTCCTGCATCAATGATATTTAGTTCCTCAAAATGTATCGGTATTTTCCCTAAACTTTGCCTAACTTTATCAGGTCCCTCTTTAGCACCAATTCTACCTTGATTTCTTTTGACTCCTTCGTCACATTCATAACCTATCAAAACAATATCTGGTTTTG contains:
- the hutG gene encoding formimidoylglutamase, coding for MEKRSQNKVNPLYKVPSMDNWKGRNTDSSLGKQYWYQTINLIDDFDFYSKPDIVLIGYECDEGVKRNQGRIGAKEGPDKVRQSLGKIPIHFEELNIIDAGNVICLDNDLESSQKLFSEAIQKIINQGAFPIAIGGGHDIAFTHFNGIWNAVKNTEKKRIGIINFDAHFDLRPIVENGNSGTPFNQILSNTEVNKYVNYFPIGIQKQSNTKELFEIADKFGVNYIENFDCESSNINYVIRQLEPFLEKNDWIYITIDLDGFSSAFVSGVSAPSPLGFSPNFIFKVIDYLMNSDKVISCDIAELNPKYDTDEMTANLAAKLVDFIVMNR